DNA from Eucalyptus grandis isolate ANBG69807.140 chromosome 5, ASM1654582v1, whole genome shotgun sequence:
cattgagattgCTCGGTCcaatgaaggaatttgcctCTAGTCAAAGGAAGTTCATCTTGGAGATTGTTTCGAACGGGTCTATCGGGATGGAAACCAGAGTCATTCCGATTGAGCAGAATGTCAAATTGACGATGCATGAATATGACATAAGTTCTTCTTCAAACATTAAGGACTTAGTGCTCAAAGATCCTTCAGAATACCAGCGACTTGTCGGAAAGTTAATATATCTTATAAtgacaagacctgacatatcaTATGCCGTACAAATACTCAGCCAGTTCATGCATATGCCAAAGCAATCACATATGGATGCGGCATTGAAAGTTGTGAAGTATCTAAGGGGATGTCCAGGCCTTGGTATACTTCTATCTCGTGACTGCAATATGAAGATGACAGCTTTTTGCGACACAGATTATGCCACCTGTCCAATGACCAGAGATCTATTGCGGTTTCTGCATAAAGCTGGGAAAGTCATTGATTTcttggaagacaaagaaacagtCAAGCTGTCTCACTATCATCCGCATGAGAATCGAGTATCGGGCCATGGCAAAGGCCACTGTGAAATAGTCTGGATACGAGGACTACTCCTAGATCTCGGAATACTAGTCAGTGGACTAACtgaattgttttgtgataatgatgctaCACTCAAATTAGCGGCAAATCAAGtctttcatgaaagaacaaaacacatagaagtggattgtcatttcactcgggATAGGATCAAAGATGGAGTCCTGGTGACAAAAGGAATCGGAACAACGGAGCAACTTTGTAGACGTCTTTACTAAAGCGTTATGTCGGAAACAACATAGatatctattgagcaagcttggtatccttgacatctacaaaagccaccagcttgagggggagtgttggaaatataTCTTGAAGATTCCGATTCCGTGgattagttttggtaaataggaaaataggaaaatagagattcatttattattttttcctgttttattcttttgtctcTTACATTATAAATATACCAGTGTAATGTAAATATACACAATGAATATACAGAGAAAAAGCTTTTCTCAAATCTCCATTACACATTCTGTCAGAGGAGATGCAATTTGTTCACTTTATTGGATTTTCATTAAGTCATTAAACAGTGTATCTTTTCAAGTTCTAATTTGCTGCAATGCTAGATTCCGGTGCCCCGATTCCTCCGAACTGTAAGCTTTCACGGAAGCCCTTTTAAAGCATCTAAATCTTTTTGCTCCCTCAAAGCAGAGTCGACAAAACAAAAGTGATCAACGAAAGTCCCCGCATCACTATCCTACGGACCCAAAGCTCATCCGGACCCAACAACGTTCCACTCATCGCATACCCGACAAGGGGTGAAGGCAGCGCAAGACGATGATCCTCCCATCATAAGCATCCTTCGTGTTGCTCCTCTTAAGTGCCCCTTTCGGAGTTTAATCGGTTGATCGAATCGATTAAGTGCCCCGCGATCTAGATCTATGTCTcatgattaaataaataatcatttaattgGTTCGTTCACTTTGGTGTCATAAATTTGGAAAAGTCGATTAGTGGtataaatttgaataattaatcacttaagtgtATTGTGCTTGGCCGTAGGCCACATCTTGATTGGCCAACCATTAGAGtaataattgattttccttgatTCCCAGTGGCGCCTCAAGATCTAGCAGAAGTGGGTCAACGTGTGTACGTGTTGCGGTATGTTTTCAACCTTTGGGACCGGAGCTTTAGAGGTCGAAGTTTTTTTTTGCCATGCACGAAACCCCGCAAGTACAAAAGCTATTATGGCAAAAGCTTGTTGAGAAAAGCTTTCTGCATCCACTGGTACAGAACGCAAAACTCAATTGCTTTCCGGGAAAAGCGGAAGCTGATTTTGATGGATAGAGTTGATCGATTCATGAACTTCACCTGATTAGTCCCCTGTGTCCAAAAAGGAATTttgctgcaaaagaaaaaaaaaagatttcgcGTTACTTTTTATAGTAGACTTGACCCCTCTACTCATATGTCGCTATCCGGAATTCGGTTTTGTCCCCTTCTATTCTCTTTGTACCGTTTCACTCTGTCCCCTCCTCCCTCCGCATTATAAATACACAATTGCCCTCGATTCGCTCCCTCACGCCACCACCCTCCCCAACCCACACTCTCTTCACACACACTCTGTGGCAGTGGAAGGATCAAGCTCAGCCCCAGCCCGTCTGTCCAACATGATGACACCCCAGGAGTGTGAGCTCCCAGTGATAGACCTGAGTCAGCGGGGTGCAGAGGAGCACATATTCCGGGCCGCCAAAGAATGTGGACGCTTCCGGGTGGTGAAACATGGGATCAGCAGTAAGCTGCTTAGGAAGATGAGGAGGGAGGAGGTTAAGCTGTTCGAGAAACCCCTTGAGATCAGGGCCCGCTCTGGCCTCCTCAACAACTCCTCCCCCCGGGGCACTTCCCCTGCCCAGTTCTCCCACCATGTCCCCCTCATGAAGATTTATGACTCCTCTTGCCATGGCCAATTCACCTCTCTCGGAGGAGTGATGCTGGAGTTGGCCCCCGCCATGTTTGGGCTAACCAAGACGCTGGCGGGGTTCCTAGAGGAGAGCCTCGGGCATCAGGGCGGCAGCACGTTCAAAGAGAAATGTGATAAGAGCACGTGCTTCCTCCAGCTGAACCACTACCCGGTGTGCCCGCTGTCGCCGGAGACTTTCCAGGGGGTGCCCCACGGGGACAATTACTTCCTGACTATTCTCTCCCAGGACCAGGTAGGAGGCAACCGCGACGCTCTCATTGTCAGCATTGGAGACCTTCTGCAggtaaccaaaaaaagaaagcacaaacTCAAAACAATGATTATCCAATCAATGCTCCGACTTTCTCGTGTAGCGAGGACAATGATTAACGTGGCTATGAATTGCTCACCTTTTCTTTGGGCAGGCGTGGAGCAATGACGTGTACAGGAGTGTGGAGCAAAAGGTGCGGACAAAGAGAGAGGTGGAGAGATACTCCGTTGCTTTCTCCCTCTGCCCTTCGCCCGACTCTCAGATCGGGAGCTGCAGAAAGCCCTCCGTCTACGGAAAGTTCACTTTTGGTGAATACCGGGAGCAAGGCCGTATTTATGGTCTTCAGCATTTCAGGCTAACGGGTATGTAAGCACAGTTCGTTCAATTGAAATATACGAAAGCCATCCTATGGCGACCTTCATGGTTTATACTAATACATAATTCCGAGAAATGATTAGTTTATTAGGTGTCATATGATGTATCTGAAATGAAAACTCCCAAGTCGTCGACCTCTGACGTAGCCCACTTTGTTTGTGCAGAGAGCGTTGACGTCTCCACAGACTTGGCGCTCTACAAAGACCCGTGGAAGATCAGGAAAAAGCTAACGGAAAGCGACCTCAGCCCTTTGTCGCGGCTCCTGCTTCCAGGGGGCTGCCTGCAGACCCACGTGTTCCCGCAGATGGACGAGAAGATGCTGAGGCACGTCAAGAGCGAGGAGGGGATGCCGGTCGTCGGCAAAGACGTGGCCACAGGCCACGAGCACCAGTTCGTCTTCCGCTGCTGGAAGTCGACCGGGAGCTACGTGCTGAACGGTGGCTGGACCAAGGAGTTTGTCGAGGAGAAAAGGTTGAAGGTCGGGGACGAGATCGGGATGGTCTGGTTCATGTCCTCTCGCATGTTCTACTTTAAGGTCCTTCACAGGGCCGCTGCTTGAGTTTTCTTTACAAAGTTTTTACGGAAGGAACGGAAGGATCTTTCTCGTGCTGTACTTTAAGTTTCTTTAGCTTCCCGCCGTGAATCAAATTTCAATGTGTATTTTTATCTTAGTACTgcatcttttatattttcaagctATTCAGTTAATCGATCTCTTTTCTTATGAGATATCACCCACTCAAATTTAGTATAGAATCTTGATTTAGTTGAATTAtttttggtgaaagatatttcattgtgGGAATAATTTGAGTGAAATCTTAACCCTGAATTATTACGTGTTGAATATTGGACGCCAATAAACCCTTTCCCCTTACAGCACAAACGACAATAGCGATGGAGGAAACCCCCATGTCACTAGCATCCCTCGGACCCAAGCTCCCCGCGGCCCCGTCCCGTTCCACTCTCTTACGCATATATCCCACAAGGTGTCAACTGTCAACGCAGTGCACAGCTAGGCGATGATCCTGCCAATAGGCTTCTTTGATGTTTTTCCTCGTCCATCAAACCTTTTCGGAAAGTTGTGTCGTTTACAATAAAGGACAGGCGAATCGGAAGGCCAGGTTTGACTTGTGGgagacaagaagaagaggaagataggAGACGCTACGACCCTTTAAGACCAATCCGATTGCCACGTGACGTAAAGACGAGCAGCTTTCGAAGAGCGATCGTGATCTGGAGGAGGGTCCCCCAGATTTCTTTTAATTCCTAattgaatatattttcttaagaaattcTAAAGGAACCACGTGGATTAACAACTTATGTACTtagttatattaaattataatattttaggAAACAATAATATTATCCCCACCACAATGCCCATTCTTTGCACTATCTTGGatcctctttttttctaatccaaCCCAAATTAGAAAATACTTTGTACACACTTCTAATATGGTGTCGTCTCTCCAAAAAAAT
Protein-coding regions in this window:
- the LOC120286209 gene encoding gibberellin 2-beta-dioxygenase 6-like, coding for MYGRLDRAKLFTVTQALSELKQGNLSVTSCFNRLFALWNELEAAEERLEVEGSSSAPARLSNMMTPQECELPVIDLSQRGAEEHIFRAAKECGRFRVVKHGISSKLLRKMRREEVKLFEKPLEIRARSGLLNNSSPRGTSPAQFSHHVPLMKIYDSSCHGQFTSLGGVMLELAPAMFGLTKTLAGFLEESLGHQGGSTFKEKCDKSTCFLQLNHYPVCPLSPETFQGVPHGDNYFLTILSQDQVGGNRDALIVSIGDLLQAWSNDVYRSVEQKVRTKREVERYSVAFSLCPSPDSQIGSCRKPSVYGKFTFGEYREQGRIYGLQHFRLTESVDVSTDLALYKDPWKIRKKLTESDLSPLSRLLLPGGCLQTHVFPQMDEKMLRHVKSEEGMPVVGKDVATGHEHQFVFRCWKSTGSYVLNGGWTKEFVEEKRLKVGDEIGMVWFMSSRMFYFKVLHRAAA